The following DNA comes from Desulfitibacter alkalitolerans DSM 16504.
TTTTCAAACTAAAGGCTGCCACTGTAACACATATTCCAACTACTAGCCATAAAAAACCCATGTTTTTCACCCCTTATCTTAAGATTTTTTTACATTAATAAAACGTTCTGTATCAAACCACCAGGGTGGCTTTCTAAAGGTACCCCATTCTGGCCCAACAAAATGAGCAGCCTCATGCTGACCATAGAAGGTCTTCTCCATCCAAGTTAATGATGAGTGAACTACGCCTGTCTTATCCCTTACAGCAACATTTCTTGCAGTGGTATGCAGCCAGTTGGATTTTCTACTAAAGGGACATACAGCAAGACAAATGCGGCAGCTGTCGGAGCCTGGAACAGACATCCAGTAATTATGACAGGTTTCAATATCAATCTGCCAACCATCAAAACCTCTGCCCCTGATTTCTTTAGGCCCATCAAAAGATATGGATTCTGATGGACATGTTTCAGCACATATCTTGCAGGTTTCACAAAACTCCCTAACACCAATATCTATTGGCTTATCTGGCTTTAATGGCAGGTTTGTAGTAACAACAGCTGGCCTAAAATTTGCTCCAAACTCAGGAGTCACAACAAAACCAAATCTCCCCTGTTCTCCCACTCCGGCGTCAACTAGAATAGGAGGAATAATTACTTCATAACCGGTGTCAGGACAGTGGGGTCTAGCAGCATAACCTAAAGATTTAATAAAGCTGGTTAACCTTGCTGCAGCTATGGACACTTCATTGTAAGCATCTATGCTGTGTCCAAAAGTAGGGTTGGCCCGCTCTTGATCCCATTCATGTGGAACACCTATCATTTGCATTGCCGTTGATAACAGCGGTGATTCTGGAAGAACTGCACTACGGGAATATAATGACCCTATGGACCAAGAAAAGGCTGCAAACAGCAGAGCTATTATTCCTATTGTATCAATACCTTTATCTGCATTCATCCCTCCTTGAGGCATGACCATCACAGCTATTCCGCAAAAGCCCAATATAATACCTATAATAACCCCTGTATTAGGTTTTTTTCTGTCAAGGACACTTACGTCTGTTTGTCCAAGTAATTCTGATGCTTTATCTACTTTTAATTTGCTAATGTACTGTACAGGAGTAAGACCAGTATGCTGCTTAAAAAGCCTTATGACTACGTTACTACGCAGTGGAACCTTTGCCCTGCATGATGGACGGCAAAAAATTCCTGTTGTCTTAACTCCATAGAAAAATAAGCCATTATAGGCTTCATCGCAGTTAATAACAGCTTGCCATTTCTCATCATGGGAAATTTGAACTGTAAGCTTCAGCTTACAAGCCAGCAAATTATCCGGTACTGGTGCTTGCTGCATACCAGCTCCTCCTTTAAAAACAATTGTCTTACATACATATTATATAAGAGAGTCCCACTACAAATCTTCCTACATTTCACTAAGTAATTTTATAAAAAAAGATGTTAGCTGCTGTTAGAAAGTATACTACAAACATACTTCCATTTTCATAGATATGCAAATAAAAAGAAAAGAGCTAGGGAAAATGACCTAGCCATTCCTGCCTAACTTCATGGGAACGTGATAAATTTATTAATAATAAACGCTATTTTGGGATTATAACAACTCTTCAATGGCTTCTACCCGGAAAAGCACTTCCTTATTTTTCACACAAGCTTTTCCACTAAAACGGTATCCCTTTTTGCCATATACCGCTGCAACCTGCATTATGCCATTTTCATTAATGTTCTTTTGGGTTTTTTCCATTTTGTAAATATCAAATGCCAGGATATTACCATTGCGAATACCGGCAGCCTTTCCAACAACAATTAAATGAGGTTTCCCCTCAGCAGAAACAGTAACTATGGAAATATAAGGCGACTTAACAATAACTTCTTTAATTTCTGTAGATAACAATTCAATTCCACCTTTCATCATTTAATGACATTGTAACAATAAAAACAGAATTGAATTGTTGCATATTATACATTTTATTAAAAATTTTCAAAAGCATTTATTCTTTAATATGAGATAGTTATTTTTTCGCAGTATAATATTATTATCAGTCAGCTCTTTTATAGCCCTGAACACCATGACACGTGAACATCCTATCATGGAGGCAATATCTTGTTGAGTTAAAGATATCTTAACCTTTGTTCCTTCTGGGCATTCCTCACCATATTCATTTGCAAGACGGATAAATAAACCAAGAACTTTATCCTTTACAGTTAACGAGTTTATATGGGCAATATGATCCCAAATTTTATAGATATTGCTGCCTAAACTAACAATAACCTGCCAGGCCACATCAGGTGACTGTTTTATAATTTTTTCAATATTACTGCGGCTCATGCTGCATACCTTAGTTTCCTTGGCAGCAGTAGCCGTACCGGGCTGTTCTTTCTTCTGGAAAAGTGCAGCCTCACCTATCACATCTCCTGCACCATATATTTGTAAAATTACCTCTCGGCCATCTTCTGTATAGTGAACCAGTTTTATAGCCCCTTGTTTTACTAAAAAAATTGCATCAACATCATCTCCCTGGGAAAAAAGCACATCTCCTTTTTTTAATGTATGTTTACCGGCTGAATGACAAACAAAAGAAAATGATTGATCATCAAGTTCACTGAATAAAAACAGATCTCTAAGGCATAAAATTGGTTTGTTCTCCATTTTTCCTCCTTGACTATTATTTTTCTATGAATCTACCAATAAATAAAAAATATATCAAGCTTATTAAAATAATAAAAGCTAAAACAGTTTGCTTTTGTCACAAAACTTTAAGGTCCATAGCAGCCACGAAACTTTCATCAATGGTCATTATGCTTTATTAGAGCACGCCAATAAAAGAGTTTAAAATCCAAAAACCAGGTACAGCTTTTGCGTGCCTGGTTACATAAAAATCTGTCTACTGTAGAAAATATTAATTAAAGAACCTGTTTCTCACGGCAGGAGGTGCATTATGAGAGAATTTTTTAACATCATTAATCAAAATAAACCTAAATTAAGGGAATTTGACCCTTCCACAATGCAGCGCATCAAAGAAGGCTCTTACTTAGTTAAGCTTATTAGCGAAACTGAGGTAACAGCCCGTAAGTGCAATTATTATTCAGGTATTGCATCTGACCAGGAAATAGCTAATTTTTTTAAAGAACAAGCACATAAATTAAGTAAGGCTAAAAGAGTTTTGCAGGATTATTATGAAAGCATGACCAAGGAGTGAGTTGATCTTGAAATTTGGTGATATGGATATGCTGCAAGATTATGAAAAAGATACCAGAATGGCCGCTTTGGCATATGCATTAATTCAAACTGAGATAATTGACCCTACATTAAGAAAAATAATAGGAAAAGCCAGCACTGAAGCTGCAAAAGCACAGCAAATGACTGCCAATTTAATTTTATCCAGAGGTGACAGACCTTAAACTCCCAAAAAAAAACGCCAACAGGATGGCTGTTGGCATAGTTTAGTTATTGTAGTTTTGAATTTGGATCCATAGGTCTATTGCCAGCTAAATTGTTTTCTGCGGAAACCAGGTGTTCCATTCCCCTAACCAACGTATCATCTTCAAGTACACTATATAAATGGTAACCCAGGTCTTCCCTATCTAATAGTACCTCTTCAAGAACCTGAACAGTACCAAAATCTTTAAGTTCGTGGGCACGGGATATGGTTTGCCTGAGCATCTGCTGAAGTTTTAGCTCGTGTTCAAGATCATTTCTAAGGAAATCCCTCATTGTATAACGGCCCTCAACCTCATGCTTAATATATGACAATTCATGTTGGGTTACCGGATGAGCTGTAGGCACTACACCAAGCCTAGCTACTCTCTCACCCACCATATCGATATGTTTTTGGGTCTTGTCAATATGCTCATCAAGAAGATGATGCAGGCTTAGAAATGACTCAGCTCCCTCTGTTAACCAGTGATGCTTATTATATTGGTGCAGGGCAACTGTTAAAGCACATTGATGGTCGTCTAACATAAGTCCTATTTCTTGACGAACTTCAACAGGCAGGGAAATTCCAGAACCTACTTTCTTAGCAGTTCTAGGTTCTTGACGGAAAATCATACTATGGTCAGTATTATGTCCTGGCATTTTAGAATCAAAGCCTGTTTTATTGAGATTGAATTGACCTTGAAAATTGGTCATGTCGGTCATAACCTTGTTAAGTTCCATTGTTGGCCTTGTTGCTGGCTGTATATTATCCACTATTAAACCACTCCTTTTGATAATTTTACTTCAATAATATTATGTAATAATGGTCAACGTTATATGCACCCAACCAAATTAAATATTGGGTTTATTTACTCAAGGTCTATCAGCAATCTCTCGTTGCTTAGGGTTACATCAAAAGACACTTCAATAGGAATATAGGGAAAGTATTCATCCCAATTGATTTGCTTCCAGTAATCTGGATAATAAGCCCTGACATACAAGCCTATGCCAATAATGTCACTTTGAAAATCATGTTGTATTTTCTTTATTAGATTATTAGTTCTATTTTCAAAAACCTTAGCTAGATATTCCTCAAAAACATGTTCTTTTCCCAGGTGTGCTCTATCTGGATTTTTTTCAATAATCTCCACAGTAAGCTTAATATTTATCTTTGCAGTGATGCGGCCTGCATGGTTAGTCTCTACCCTTGTTTTTGTTTTTATTTGAATAGGAGATACAACTAATATTTCATCTGGGTGGAGGTTGCAAGGGCTTTCTATAGATTTACCCAGGAGTCCCTTAATTCTTAGAAAATCACTTAACTCTTCATTATTTAAAGAGCCTGCCAGCCTGTCCCTTTTAAATGCAGACAGCCCTGCAATGGACAAGCGATCTTCTAGGTATTTAATGCTTACTAATACTGGTTCAATACCCTGGTTTCTATAGGGAATAGTAAAATTGTGCATATAAGTATCCAACAACCACTGTTTGCGAATCTCATTATCAATCATTCTATAAAGGTACGTAATAGGCAGGGTTGCCTCTGCAGGTGCAACCGCTATAATGTCCTCCGGTTTATCAGGAGTTATTATCATGTATGCCAGTGGGCGAAACTGGGCAGACCTTCTGAACCCATCTAGAACTTCATTTATATCCCTTTTAAACGCAACTTCTTCTGAAATTACCAGGACCCTTACATATCCTAAAAATACTTCTCTAGCAAGCATACTATGCAGCTGTTCAAAGGCTGTGGTTAAATTTTTTGCTTTTGCTGCAATTACTATGGGTTGTTTTTTTTCCGGTGCAGCCTGGGGCCCTCCAGCTAAACCTAAAACATCTGGAACAGCAATGGAGATAATTAATTCCCCATCCTCTGCCATGTCTATACCAATTGACAGCACAGGGACTCTTTCTTCCACCTCTAGTCTATCCCAACACCCTGTCAGCAGCAGCAGAGAAAGAAGAATCAAGACAAAAATTCTAGCTCTTGCCATTTAACCGCCTCCCTTTCACCAGAGAAACAAGATAAAGCAGCAAGGGGATAATTGTAGCTCCTATGATTCCCATGTGCCCCAACCAATCTGAGAGCTGAAAGGCTTCCATTAAAGTATTGGGTATGAGTGCTACCCATATCATGAATATTCCTGTGGGAAATACTAATAGGTTTTTATTTATATTAAATAATTGGGAAGCAACGTCAACACCCAGGGCATAAAAAACAGCAGCAGTAGTAAATATGGCCATAATCCAAATGGTAATAAAAGGTCCATCTACTCTTTGAAGAATATCTACTGGTATGTTAACAATTCGTATAGCTTCCAGGGTTGGCCACTGCAGCTCTTTAATGGCATCCCCAAAAATACTTATCCCAGCAAGAATAACTATAAAATACACCAGAAATATAAAGAACAAGGATAAAGCAAAAGCCTTGTAACCTTCCGATGGCGTCTGCATATAAACCAGGAGAAATACTATTAGTTCAAAGCCTGTGAAGGAAAAACCGGTGGCTAAAGCAGCCCTGCCCAGCTCTTGTATGCCATGGCGCATGAGAGGCAGCAAAAATAAAAATTCAAAGTGATAATACATGGATATGAAAAGAAAGCCAATTGGAATTATAATTATTAAAGGCGCGAGAAAAAGTGTAATCCTTCCTAATACTTGCATACCCTGAAGGGTCAAATAGCCTGCAGCTAGAATCATGGTTCCAATGACTACAACTTTAGGAGTAGTAAGTAATAGGGATTCAGATACTATTTCAGAAAAAAGACGAATGGTCATGGTAGGCAAAAGTATTAAATATGCCGTGTAATATAACTTGATAATAAAGCCAACATATTTACCCATCAGCAGGTCTATTATGGTAAAAATGGACGTATTAGGGTATAACAGTCCAACTTTAATAAAAATCATACCTGTAAATAAAAGTATGATTGAGGCAATGATAATAGCAAAAATACTGTCTTGTCCAGCTTCAACATATGTAGCCCTGCTTAAAGTTATTAGACCTACACCTAAAGCAGCATTTAGGCCAATGGAAGATGCCTGCAGCCAACTTATTGGACTTGTCTTTTCTACCATTTTCTTCTCCTTTTTGCCTGCCTTATCTTATCAAGGGGGCGCAAATATCTGGGTCTTGTATTTATACTTTTCATGGGCAGCCTTATTAATGTATCCTTTACATCCTTAACCCTGAAGGGTCCATAAGGTGCAAAGTATGGTATACCAAAGGATTTTAACGAAGTTAGATGAATTAGAATAAATATCAAGCCTATAACTAGACCATAAAGGCCAAGTATGGCTGTAATAAATGTTAAAAGGAACCTTAATAACCGCAGACTGGCTCCCGCACTATAATTTGGAATGGCAATATTCCCGATAGTGGTGAGGGCTATTACTATTATTAATGAGGGGCTTACCAGGTTAGCAGAAACAGCAGCATCCCCTAGAACCAGTGCCCCAACAATGCTTAATGTGGGTCCTATCTGACCAGGCAGTCTTATACTAGCCTCTCGGATGATTTCAACTGTAAACTCCATGGCTATGATTTCAACAATAGGCGGGAAGGGCACGTTAACCCTTCCCCCAGATATTGTTAATACTAACTCTGTAGGCAGCATTTCCGGATGATAACTTGAAAAGGCTATATAAAAAGCAGGAGTAACAAGACCTATAATACTGGCCAGGAAACGAAAGAACCTTAAGAAAGAACCATATAGGACCCTTTCATAATAATCCTCTGAAGAGATAAAAAATTCATTGAATACTGCAGGTGCTATGAGAACCAAGGGAGTGCCGTCAGTAAATATGGCCACTCTCCCTTCTAACAAACTGGCAGCAACCTTGTCTGGCCTCTCTGTATAAAGAATCTGGGGAAAAGGTGAAAAGGTGTTTTCCTCGATTAGTTGTTCAATGTAGCCAGATTCAAGTATTCCATCTATTTCAATGGTATCCAGACGTTTTTTAATTTCAACCAGCAGGTCAGGCAGAACTATATCATCTATATACATAATGCTAAGAGAGGTATTTGATCTTTGACCCAAAATTACATTTTCTACTTTCAAGTTGTTATTCTTTATTCTTTTTCTCACTAAACTAATGTTTGTTTTAATACTCTCTGTAAAGGCATCTCTGGCTCCTCTGACTACAGTCTCTGTTGCTGGGTCAGTTACTGCCCTTTCGGCAATTTTTACAGCTTCAACAATAAGAATGTCATCCTCATTATCCTTGAGCAAAAGAGTATTGCCAGAGAATAGCTTGTTTAGAGCCTCATCTGCTGATCCAGTTAAAGAAATTTCCCCTACCGGCAGAATGCTGTCTTTTATATATCTAATGCTTAAAGACGTTTCAGAGAATCTAGCCTCCAAAAGGGGCCGGATAATCCTGTGCTCAATCATCTCTGTATCACTCAACTCTTCTATATATAACAAATGGTAAGAGGATTTTAAAATAGATAGATCCCTTACTATTAAATCATCACATTTATCAGCCTTGTGTAATATGTACTGGAGCAAATGATCTTTCTTTTTTTTGTTCATGCTTAATCCAACTCTCAGCAAGCTATAGTATTACTCTTAGTTTTGTTATATTTAGGGCTATTATTCATCTGTTTTTTATCCGAATAAAACTTGGGCTTAAGTTAAACAATATAGGGTAATATTACTATTTGGCCGAAGGCTTTAGGGTTTAATCTAAAGGGGGTTTTTTTCATTGTTTGGCTTATTTAACAATAAAAAGAAAAAAATTAATATGCAAACGGAAAATACAGTACCTTTTAAGAACAGTCTGGAGGCAAATATTACATGGCTAAGAGAGAGATTATCAGACTGCTTCGACGTGGAATACAGGTCTATAAAAGTTGGGAAGGGCAGGCAGTTGGAAGGTTATCTTGTATTTTTTAATGGTCTGGTTGACACCACCACAATATCTGAAAGCATTTTAAAACCCTTAATATTAGTTGATTACGAAGCCCATGGCAAAAAGCCCATTCATGAAATAGTTTATGATCAGCTTATTGTGGTAGGTAGTGTAAATAAGGAAAAAGACCTGAACCTGTTTATCATGAAGCTGCTTTCAGGCCATGTAGGGTTATTGCTGGAAAATGAGAAAATTGGTTTCACCATTGAGGCCATAGGATGGAAAGAACGAAGTGTAGAGGCGCCAAAGACCGAGACAGTAATTAAGGGACAGCATGTGGGCTTTACAGAAAATGTAAGGGTAAATACTTCTATAATCAGGTCAACCTGTTGGGGAATTTCCTAAATTTTGCTGTCTTTGGTTATATTTTTGTACTGGTGTTAGCCCAGGTGCTGGGCCTTAAGAGCTATAGACCCTTGGTAGCTCCCTCCTTTGCCGCCATGATTATTGCCAGCAATTTTACTGTAAATAGTTCTAATGAACTATTATACTTTTTAGATGGGTTTTTTCCCTTATTTACTATTCCATTACTTTACGGTTTGCCTTTACTGGTGCTGTGTACAGCAGTTATAAAAAATAAAACAAGGAAATACAAAAACTAGATTTATTATGCTAATCTAGCCTTTTTTCTTGACAAGAAGCAGCTTTCCGGATGGTTATATGGAACAGGAGGACTTCCCCCATCCTTGATTGCCGGTAAAGATTCTATTATGAGGCTATGCAAAATGGAAAAAGGCAATTTGTAATCTAACAAACCTTTACTATACAAAAACAGT
Coding sequences within:
- a CDS encoding GerAB/ArcD/ProY family transporter — its product is MVEKTSPISWLQASSIGLNAALGVGLITLSRATYVEAGQDSIFAIIIASIILLFTGMIFIKVGLLYPNTSIFTIIDLLMGKYVGFIIKLYYTAYLILLPTMTIRLFSEIVSESLLLTTPKVVVIGTMILAAGYLTLQGMQVLGRITLFLAPLIIIIPIGFLFISMYYHFEFLFLLPLMRHGIQELGRAALATGFSFTGFELIVFLLVYMQTPSEGYKAFALSLFFIFLVYFIVILAGISIFGDAIKELQWPTLEAIRIVNIPVDILQRVDGPFITIWIMAIFTTAAVFYALGVDVASQLFNINKNLLVFPTGIFMIWVALIPNTLMEAFQLSDWLGHMGIIGATIIPLLLYLVSLVKGRRLNGKS
- a CDS encoding pyridoxamine 5'-phosphate oxidase family protein, whose protein sequence is MLSTEIKEVIVKSPYISIVTVSAEGKPHLIVVGKAAGIRNGNILAFDIYKMEKTQKNINENGIMQVAAVYGKKGYRFSGKACVKNKEVLFRVEAIEELL
- a CDS encoding Dps family protein; translation: MDNIQPATRPTMELNKVMTDMTNFQGQFNLNKTGFDSKMPGHNTDHSMIFRQEPRTAKKVGSGISLPVEVRQEIGLMLDDHQCALTVALHQYNKHHWLTEGAESFLSLHHLLDEHIDKTQKHIDMVGERVARLGVVPTAHPVTQHELSYIKHEVEGRYTMRDFLRNDLEHELKLQQMLRQTISRAHELKDFGTVQVLEEVLLDREDLGYHLYSVLEDDTLVRGMEHLVSAENNLAGNRPMDPNSKLQ
- a CDS encoding spore germination protein yields the protein MNKKKKDHLLQYILHKADKCDDLIVRDLSILKSSYHLLYIEELSDTEMIEHRIIRPLLEARFSETSLSIRYIKDSILPVGEISLTGSADEALNKLFSGNTLLLKDNEDDILIVEAVKIAERAVTDPATETVVRGARDAFTESIKTNISLVRKRIKNNNLKVENVILGQRSNTSLSIMYIDDIVLPDLLVEIKKRLDTIEIDGILESGYIEQLIEENTFSPFPQILYTERPDKVAASLLEGRVAIFTDGTPLVLIAPAVFNEFFISSEDYYERVLYGSFLRFFRFLASIIGLVTPAFYIAFSSYHPEMLPTELVLTISGGRVNVPFPPIVEIIAMEFTVEIIREASIRLPGQIGPTLSIVGALVLGDAAVSANLVSPSLIIVIALTTIGNIAIPNYSAGASLRLLRFLLTFITAILGLYGLVIGLIFILIHLTSLKSFGIPYFAPYGPFRVKDVKDTLIRLPMKSINTRPRYLRPLDKIRQAKRRRKW
- a CDS encoding Crp/Fnr family transcriptional regulator yields the protein MENKPILCLRDLFLFSELDDQSFSFVCHSAGKHTLKKGDVLFSQGDDVDAIFLVKQGAIKLVHYTEDGREVILQIYGAGDVIGEAALFQKKEQPGTATAAKETKVCSMSRSNIEKIIKQSPDVAWQVIVSLGSNIYKIWDHIAHINSLTVKDKVLGLFIRLANEYGEECPEGTKVKISLTQQDIASMIGCSRVMVFRAIKELTDNNIILRKNNYLILKNKCF
- a CDS encoding Ger(x)C family spore germination protein → MARARIFVLILLSLLLLTGCWDRLEVEERVPVLSIGIDMAEDGELIISIAVPDVLGLAGGPQAAPEKKQPIVIAAKAKNLTTAFEQLHSMLAREVFLGYVRVLVISEEVAFKRDINEVLDGFRRSAQFRPLAYMIITPDKPEDIIAVAPAEATLPITYLYRMIDNEIRKQWLLDTYMHNFTIPYRNQGIEPVLVSIKYLEDRLSIAGLSAFKRDRLAGSLNNEELSDFLRIKGLLGKSIESPCNLHPDEILVVSPIQIKTKTRVETNHAGRITAKINIKLTVEIIEKNPDRAHLGKEHVFEEYLAKVFENRTNNLIKKIQHDFQSDIIGIGLYVRAYYPDYWKQINWDEYFPYIPIEVSFDVTLSNERLLIDLE
- a CDS encoding reductive dehalogenase — encoded protein: MQQAPVPDNLLACKLKLTVQISHDEKWQAVINCDEAYNGLFFYGVKTTGIFCRPSCRAKVPLRSNVVIRLFKQHTGLTPVQYISKLKVDKASELLGQTDVSVLDRKKPNTGVIIGIILGFCGIAVMVMPQGGMNADKGIDTIGIIALLFAAFSWSIGSLYSRSAVLPESPLLSTAMQMIGVPHEWDQERANPTFGHSIDAYNEVSIAAARLTSFIKSLGYAARPHCPDTGYEVIIPPILVDAGVGEQGRFGFVVTPEFGANFRPAVVTTNLPLKPDKPIDIGVREFCETCKICAETCPSESISFDGPKEIRGRGFDGWQIDIETCHNYWMSVPGSDSCRICLAVCPFSRKSNWLHTTARNVAVRDKTGVVHSSLTWMEKTFYGQHEAAHFVGPEWGTFRKPPWWFDTERFINVKKS
- a CDS encoding spore germination protein, coding for MFGLFNNKKKKINMQTENTVPFKNSLEANITWLRERLSDCFDVEYRSIKVGKGRQLEGYLVFFNGLVDTTTISESILKPLILVDYEAHGKKPIHEIVYDQLIVVGSVNKEKDLNLFIMKLLSGHVGLLLENEKIGFTIEAIGWKERSVEAPKTETVIKGQHVGFTENVRVNTSIIRSTCWGIS